A genome region from Chryseobacterium sp. G0186 includes the following:
- the guaA gene encoding glutamine-hydrolyzing GMP synthase, with protein sequence MNNGIIILDFGSQYNQLIGRRIREMGVYSEILPFNTPLQDILAKQPKGIILSGGPSSVNAENAHLVEKALYEQGVPVLGICYGMQMTAHLLGGKVNKGEKGEYGKANLEIVKESSLLKGVTQNSVVWMSHFDEVGELPAGFELNAKSGVIASISNEDKKIFCVQFHPEVSHTEEGGKMLENFVFGICNAEKNWKLTNYIEKTVEEIREKVGDNKVILGLSGGVDSSVAAVLIHKAIGDQLTCIFVDTGLLRKDEGKKVMDQYGEHFHMNIKMVDAKERFLSKLAGVDDPEAKRKAIGNEFIHVFDEESHKIEGAKFLAQGTIYPDVIESQSVNGPSAVIKSHHNVGGLPEDMEFELLEPLRELFKDEVRRVGEELGIPHHMVYRHPFPGPGLGIRVLGAVDAEKVRILQEADDIFIEELYKNDLYEKVSQAFVVLLPVKSVGVMGDERTYEYTAVVRSANTIDFMTATWSRLPYEFLDTVSSRIINEVRGINRVAYDISSKPPATIEWE encoded by the coding sequence ATGAACAACGGTATTATTATTTTAGATTTCGGATCCCAGTACAACCAGCTTATCGGAAGAAGAATCCGTGAGATGGGGGTATATTCTGAAATTTTACCTTTCAATACACCATTACAAGATATTTTAGCAAAACAGCCAAAAGGAATCATCCTTTCCGGCGGACCAAGTTCTGTAAATGCAGAAAATGCCCACCTGGTAGAAAAAGCATTATATGAGCAGGGAGTTCCTGTGTTGGGAATTTGCTACGGAATGCAGATGACTGCTCATCTTTTAGGTGGAAAAGTAAACAAGGGAGAGAAAGGAGAATATGGAAAGGCTAACCTTGAGATCGTAAAAGAAAGCTCTTTATTAAAAGGAGTTACCCAAAACTCAGTTGTTTGGATGAGCCACTTTGACGAAGTAGGAGAATTACCTGCAGGTTTTGAATTAAATGCAAAATCAGGAGTAATTGCTTCCATTTCCAATGAAGATAAAAAAATCTTCTGCGTTCAGTTCCACCCAGAGGTTTCTCATACAGAAGAAGGAGGAAAAATGTTGGAGAACTTCGTTTTCGGAATCTGTAATGCAGAGAAAAACTGGAAACTGACCAATTATATTGAAAAAACAGTTGAAGAGATCCGTGAAAAAGTAGGAGACAACAAAGTGATCCTTGGGCTTTCTGGAGGAGTTGATTCTTCTGTAGCAGCAGTTTTAATCCATAAGGCTATCGGTGATCAGTTGACTTGTATCTTCGTAGATACAGGACTTTTAAGAAAGGATGAAGGGAAGAAAGTAATGGATCAGTATGGAGAACACTTCCATATGAACATTAAAATGGTTGATGCCAAAGAAAGATTCCTTTCAAAATTAGCCGGAGTAGACGATCCTGAAGCGAAGAGAAAGGCTATTGGAAATGAGTTTATTCATGTTTTTGATGAAGAATCCCACAAAATTGAGGGTGCTAAATTCCTAGCTCAAGGTACCATCTATCCTGACGTTATCGAAAGCCAGTCTGTAAACGGACCATCTGCAGTTATCAAGTCTCACCACAACGTTGGAGGACTTCCTGAAGATATGGAATTCGAATTATTAGAGCCATTAAGAGAGCTTTTCAAGGACGAAGTAAGAAGAGTAGGAGAAGAATTAGGAATTCCTCACCACATGGTATACAGACACCCTTTCCCGGGGCCGGGACTTGGAATCAGAGTATTGGGAGCTGTAGATGCTGAGAAAGTAAGAATCCTTCAGGAGGCTGATGATATCTTCATCGAAGAACTATACAAAAATGATCTTTACGAAAAAGTATCTCAGGCTTTCGTTGTATTACTTCCTGTAAAATCTGTAGGAGTAATGGGTGACGAAAGAACTTATGAATATACAGCTGTAGTTCGTTCTGCCAATACCATCGACTTTATGACGGCAACGTGGAGCAGACTTCCTTACGAATTCCTGGATACTGTTTCAAGCAGAATCATCAACGAAGTAAGAGGAATCAACAGAGTAGCTTACGATATTTCAAGCAAACCGCCTGCAACCATTGAGTGGGAATAA